The Larimichthys crocea isolate SSNF unplaced genomic scaffold, L_crocea_2.0 scaffold46385, whole genome shotgun sequence DNA window CGAACTCACACTGTgttcagactttattttatGACAATTTTGATTGTCATAATAATTTGAATTTCTACAGTTCATTACCTTCTCCTGGTCATTAGCTATGACAACCAAATTTGAATTGATTTCTTTGCAACGTTCTTGAGCACTGTCCCAGGTTCTCAGATTAGGAGCCACACCGTTATTAACCGCATAGCAGTTGGGTGGTTTGGCTGCCCATTGATCCAGACAGGGATTAC harbors:
- the LOC113745119 gene encoding CD209 antigen-like protein 2: MSVDLYCPIRNGQRKCNPCLDQWAAKPPNCYAVNNGVAPNLRTWDSAQERCKEINSNLVVIANDQEKTSVDEAIWPDLPDKTFWIGLR